From a region of the Streptomyces sp. B21-083 genome:
- a CDS encoding outer membrane protein assembly factor BamB family protein, protein MTQPPSQPPQGQPQGGFGPPPEVPQGVPPGGSPDASPATPYGSPPPLPHGAPPPLPPAPPTPQPGYGPPQQSGPYAQPGPYGGQSGPYAPQPPAYGAAPGYGYPGPQPPQFPGAPVPPAQLPPGGGSRSPFKRRPALMLGAAVAALLVIGGTVYAVTSGGGDDDKPGAAGGQAGPDLSPPASGPADAAGGDDKGGGGTAGADPDNLNAGRKAGDAKVLWSKDAPDAPASGANADGMWITDKVAVKTAYKEVFAFRVGDGGTAWGPITFPQKICAVTPQKSADDKIVVAYMSGASERAKCNKLQTLDLNTGAKGWSGEVADGALFDSSLSVELSLTGTTLMVGRSQSGTAYDLNTGAKLFDKVKYGAACFPAAFAGGARLIVVSSCGASTSTEHDEVQELDPKTGAARWTRPIPKGWAVARTYSVDPVVLYLTDEDKKSWNISTLKDDGSFRSEVSVDESFAPVCGWAILERDLQGCQGVATDADTLYLPTEANEVVAIDLATGKEKWRVKSPAEQPMLPLKVEGGQLIAYVEPPYDAGGQVVSIPVTGASHTPTKLLQNPAGAAEVENGFYSKAYDWVDGRFFLSTTRLSGKDALKEKLMLAYGK, encoded by the coding sequence ATGACCCAGCCGCCCAGCCAACCACCCCAGGGCCAGCCCCAGGGTGGCTTCGGACCGCCGCCGGAGGTACCGCAGGGTGTGCCGCCGGGCGGGTCGCCGGATGCGTCGCCGGCCACGCCGTACGGGTCTCCGCCGCCCCTGCCGCACGGCGCGCCGCCACCCCTGCCGCCGGCCCCGCCCACGCCCCAGCCGGGCTACGGCCCTCCGCAGCAGTCCGGCCCCTACGCCCAACCGGGCCCGTACGGCGGCCAGTCCGGCCCTTACGCCCCCCAGCCCCCGGCGTACGGTGCCGCACCCGGGTACGGCTACCCAGGCCCGCAACCCCCGCAGTTCCCCGGCGCCCCCGTACCCCCGGCGCAGCTCCCGCCCGGCGGCGGTTCCCGCAGCCCCTTCAAGCGGCGGCCCGCGTTGATGCTCGGAGCGGCCGTCGCCGCGCTGCTCGTCATCGGGGGCACGGTGTACGCGGTGACCAGCGGCGGTGGCGACGACGACAAGCCCGGCGCGGCAGGCGGCCAGGCCGGCCCGGACCTCTCCCCGCCGGCCTCCGGCCCCGCCGACGCCGCCGGTGGCGACGACAAGGGTGGCGGCGGTACCGCCGGCGCTGACCCCGACAACCTCAACGCGGGGCGCAAGGCCGGCGACGCGAAGGTGCTCTGGTCCAAGGACGCGCCGGACGCGCCCGCCTCCGGCGCCAACGCCGACGGCATGTGGATCACCGACAAGGTGGCAGTGAAGACGGCGTACAAGGAGGTGTTCGCGTTCCGGGTCGGGGACGGGGGCACCGCGTGGGGGCCGATCACCTTCCCGCAGAAGATCTGCGCCGTCACCCCGCAGAAGTCGGCGGACGACAAGATCGTGGTCGCCTACATGAGCGGCGCCAGCGAGCGGGCCAAGTGCAACAAGCTCCAGACACTCGACCTGAACACGGGTGCGAAGGGCTGGAGCGGCGAGGTCGCCGACGGGGCCCTGTTCGACAGCTCGCTCAGCGTTGAACTGTCGCTCACCGGTACGACGCTGATGGTCGGGCGCTCGCAGTCCGGCACGGCGTACGACCTGAACACCGGCGCCAAACTGTTCGACAAGGTGAAGTACGGGGCCGCCTGCTTCCCCGCCGCCTTCGCGGGCGGCGCCAGGCTGATCGTCGTGTCGTCCTGCGGGGCGTCCACCTCCACGGAACACGACGAGGTGCAGGAACTGGACCCGAAGACCGGCGCGGCCCGCTGGACCCGGCCGATTCCCAAGGGCTGGGCGGTCGCGCGTACCTACTCCGTCGATCCTGTCGTCCTCTACCTCACCGACGAGGACAAGAAGTCGTGGAACATCTCCACGCTCAAGGACGACGGCAGCTTCCGCTCCGAGGTCTCCGTCGACGAGTCCTTCGCACCCGTGTGCGGCTGGGCGATCCTCGAACGCGACCTCCAGGGCTGCCAGGGCGTGGCCACCGACGCCGACACCCTCTATCTGCCGACCGAGGCCAACGAGGTCGTCGCGATCGACCTCGCCACCGGCAAGGAGAAGTGGCGCGTCAAGTCACCGGCCGAGCAGCCGATGCTGCCGCTGAAGGTCGAGGGCGGCCAGCTCATCGCGTACGTCGAGCCGCCGTACGACGCCGGCGGCCAGGTCGTGTCGATCCCCGTCACCGGCGCGAGCCACACCCCGACGAAGCTGCTCCAGAACCCGGCGGGCGCCGCCGAAGTGGAGAACGGCTTCTACTCCAAGGCGTACGACTGGGTGGACGGCCGCTTCTTTCTCTCCACCACCAGGCTGAGCGGCAAGGACGCGCTGAAGGAGAAACTGATGCTCGCCTACGGCAAGTAG